Sequence from the Piscinibacter sp. HJYY11 genome:
CCATCGCTGCCCCTGGGTGAGGGGCATACAATTCCAAGCTTTCACTTCGGCGGGCGCCATCCAGCGCGCTTTCAGCCCCAACGAGGATCCACACGTGTTCATTTCCGAAGCCTTCGCACAAGCGGCCCCGGCGGCCGGCGCCTCCGATCCGCTGGGTGGCCTGACGGGCATGCTGCCCATCATCCTGATGTTCGTGGTGCTGTACTTCGTGATGATCCGCCCCCAGATGAAGCGGCAGAAGGAACACAAGGCCATGATCGACGCCATCGCCAAGGGCGACGAGGTGGTGGTCGCCGGTGGCGTGCTCGGCCGTGTGACCAAGCTCGGCGACAGCTTCCTGCATGTGGAAGTGGCCAACAACGTCGAGATCCAGGTGCAGCGCGGCGCGGTGGTGCAGGTGCTGCCCAAGGGCACCTTCAAATAAGACACACACAGACAAGCCGGCGCGAGCCGGCCTCGTGAAAGACACGACATGAACCGCTATCCGTGGTGGAAATACGCGATCCTTGCGGTCGCCTTGCTGGTCGGGCTGATCTACACGCTGCCCAACTTCTTCGGCGAGGCGCCGGCGGTTCAGGTCAGCAGTGGCAAGGCCACGCTCAAGCTCGACAGCGCGACCGCCCAGCGGGTCGAGCAGATCCTCAAGGCGGCGAACCTGCAGCCCGACTTCGTCGTCTTTGAAGGCAACAGCGTCAAGGCGCGCTTCTCCGACGGTGATGCCCAGCTCAAGGCCAAGGACGCCTTGGCCAGGGCGCTCAACCCCGACCCGACCGACCCGAGCTACATCGTCGCGCTCAACCTCCTCTCGCGGTCGCCCAAGTGGCTGACCTCGATGCGCGCCCTGCCCATGTACCTGGGCCTGGACCTGCGCGGCGGGGTGCACTTCCTGATGCAGGTCGACATGAAGGCCGCGCTCACGAAGAAGATGGAAGGCACGGCCACCGACATCCGCTCGCAGCTGCGTGACAAGAACCTGCGCTATGCCGGCATCAGCCGCGACGGCAACACGGTGGAGATCCGCTTCCGTGACCGCGAGACGCTGAAGGTCGGGGCCGACCTGCTCTCGCAGATGACCGACCTGCAGTGGACGCAGGTGCCCGACGGCACCGACATCAAGCTCATCGGCACGTTGAAACCCGAGGCCGCGCGTGCGGTGCAGGACGCCGCGCTCAAGCAGAACATCACCACCCTGCACAACCGGGTGAACGAGCTCGGCGTGGCTGAGCCGGTGATCCAGCAGCAGGGCGCCGACCGCGTCGTGATCCAGCTGCCCGGCGTGCAGGACACCGCCAAGGCCAAGGACATCATCGGCCGCACGGCCAACCTCGAATTCCGCCTGGTCGACATGTCGGCCGAGGCGCGAGCTGCTACCGAAGGCACGGGCCCGGTGCCCTTCGGCCGCGAACGCTTCACCGTCGGCCGTGGGGCGCCCGTCGTCACCTACAAGGAAGCGGTCGCCACCGGCGAGATGCTGACCAACGCGCAGCCGCGGCCCGACCAGAACAACCAGCCGGCGGTGTCGGTGAGCCTCGACGCCAAGGGCGGCCGCCTGATGCGTGAGATGACGCGCAACAACGTCGGCAACTACATGGCCGCCATCCTGTTTGAGAAGAACAAGGGCGAGGTGCTGACGGTCGCGCGCATCCAGAGCGAGTTCGGCAACGACTTCCAGATCACCGGCATGGGCACGACCGAGGCCGCCAACGACCTGAGCCTGCTGCTGCGCGCCGGATCGCTGGCCGCGCCGATGGAGATCATCGAAGAGAGCACCATCGGCCCGACGCTCGGCGCCGACAACATCGCCAAGGGTTTCAACAGCGTGATCTACGGCTTTGCGGCGATCGCGGCGTTCATGTGCCTGTACTACCTCTTGTTCGGCCTGTTCTCCACGCTTGCGCTCGGGTTCAACCTGCTGCTGCTGGTGGCCGTGCTGTCGATGCTGCAGGCCACGCTCACGCTGCCCGGTATCGCGGCCATCGCGCTCACGCTCGGCATGGCCATCGACGCCAACGTGCTGATCAACGAGCGGGTGCGCGAAGAGTTGCGGGCCGGCGCTTCGCCGCAGGCGGCGATCAACGCTGGATACGAGCGTGCGTTCGCCACCATCCTCGACTCCAACGTCACCACGCTGATCGCCGGCATCGCGCTTTTCGCCTTCGGCTCGGGCCCGATCAAGGGCTTCGCCGTGGTGCACTGCCTGGGCATCCTGACCTCGATGTTCTCGGCCGTCGTGTTCTCTCGCGGCCTGGTGAACCTCTGGTACGGCCGCCAGAAGAAGCTCAAGAGCGTGTCGATCGGGCAGGTGTGGAAGCCCAAGGCCGTGCCGGCCGAGACGCCGGCCAATCCGTGAGCCCGCTCGTCAGAGCGCAACAAGAACACAACCGGACCTGAGCAATGGAGTTCTTCCGCATCCACCGCGACATCCCGTTCATGCGGCATGCGCTGGTGTTCAACATCATCTCGGCCGCGACCTTCCTGCTGGCCGTGTTCTTCCTGGTCACGCGCGGCCTGCACCTGTCGATCGAGTTCACCGGCGGCACCGCGATTGAGGCGCACTACAAGCAGGCCGCTGACATCGCTAAGGTGCGCCACACCGTCGAGGCGATGAACGTCGGCGAAGTGCAGGTGCAGAACTTCGGCGACACCCACAACGTGCTGATCCGTCTGCCGGTGCGTGGCGACGGCAAGGTCGGCGACGTGGTCGAGAAGGTGTTCGCCGAGCTGTGCAAGGCCGAGTCGGGCACCGTGTCGCGCCGGGCCGTCACGACGGACAAGGGCGAGGTGATCGACAAGCCGGTCTGCGACGCCAACGGCGCCGAGCCGGTGGTGCTGGCCCGCAGCGAGTTCGTCGGCCCGCAGGTCGGGCGTGAGTTGGCTGAAGACGGCGCGAAGGCGCTGGCCTTCGTGGTCATCGGCATCATGATTTACCTGGCGTTTCGCTTCGAGTGGAAGTTCTCGGTGGCGGCGATCCTGGCGAACCTGCACGACGTGGTGATCATCCTGGGCTTCTTCGCCTTCTTCCAGTGGGAATTTTCGCTCTCGGTGTTGGCGGCGGTGCTGGCCGTCCTGGGTTATTCGGTGAACGAATCGGTGGTGATCTTCGACCGAATCCGTGAAGCGTTCCGCAAGTACCGCAAGATGAACACGCACGAGGTGATCGACCATGCGATCACCAGCACGATGAGCCGCACCATCATCACCCACGGCAGCACGCAGATGATGGTGCTGTCGATGCTGATTTTTGGTGGTCCGACGCTGCACTACTTCGCCATTGCGCTCACGATCGGCATCTGTTTCGGGATCTATTCCTCGGTGTTCGTGGCCGCCGCCATCGCGATGTGGCTGGGTGTGAAGCGCGAGGATCTGGTGAAGTCCGGCCCCTCGAAGGACGTCGATCCGAACGACCCCAACGCCGGGGCGGTGGTGTAGAGTAGGGCCATCCCTTACCGAGACATTTCGACCAACCGTCACATGGCGACCGCCGCCGATTCGTTGGCCCTGGCCGCCCAGGCGCGGCGCTCCTACGTGGAGCGCCTGTTGAGCGGTGTGCCCAGTGTGGTCCACGCGGTTGAAGAAGGGGCGCGATTGCTGGCCGGGCAGACCGCCGAGCACAGCATCCAGTACAAGCGGCGCGACGTTGCGGCGGATCTGCGCAAGTCGGCGCCCAACTGGATCAGCGGGATCATTGCCGCGCTGCGTAGCTCTCTCGTGAGCGGTGTCGTGTCGGCTTCGCGCCCGGGTGACCTGCCTCCCCCAGGGCGTAGCAACTCAGGAATGTCGTTGGTCGATGACGACACCATCGAGGTCGAGATCCTCAGCTCCCGGTTGGCGTTGGCGATGATGGACCGCGCTTCGTGGGAGTTCACCGATCTGCGTTCTCGCATGTCGGCGCTCGAGAAGCGCGATGAACTCGACGCCAATGACGTGCTGCGGCCCCATGTGCTGGCGCGCATCCTCACCGGCGCGTGGCGCGGTGCCTCGCTGAGCCAGGATGCCTGGCGCACGCTGCAGGCGGTGTTGCACGAAGAATTCGCGCACTTCGCCGAAGAGGCCTATCACGAGACCAACCGCTGGCTGATCCAGCAGCGGGTCCTGCCGGATATCGACCTTCGGCCCTTCATTCGCCGTACGCGCAACTCGTACGGTGTGCCGATCCCGGCAGGGGCCACGCCCAGCGCGCCGGTGCCGGCGGCCACGAGCGGGCATGGCCGATTGGGGAATGTGGGTGAAGAGACACGCCTGATGACGCGGGCCGGCGGTTTTGCGCGAGGCTCCGACCACGCAGAAGCAGTCCTGGGCCGTCTCAACCGCCTGATCGGTCGCCAGGTGCCCGACTTTGCCGGCACAGCCCAGATGCCGCATCAAGCCTCCGCCGGCTTGAAGGCTGCCATCAACGAAGCGCAACAGGGTATCCAGCGCCGTTTGGTGACGACCAGCGGCGCGGCCGTGCAAGCGGATGGCGCCCGTGTCGCCGAAGGCCCGGTCAGCACGCCGGCATTGCTGGAGGAACTGCACCAGCGCAAGCAGGCGCTGAAACAGGCAGCTTCCACGCCCGTCGAGCGCGCCACGATCGAGATCGTCGCCTTGTTGTTCCAGAGCATCCTGATGGAAGAGCGTATCCCGGCGGTGGTGCGGGTCTGGTTCGCGCGTTTGCAAATGCCGGTGCTGCGGGTGGCGGTGAGTGAGCCCGATTTCTTCGCCACCGTGGACCACCCGGCGCGTCGCCTGATCGACCGCATGGGTGCGTGCGTGATGGGGTTCGACTCCACCAGCCGCGCGGTGGCCGACACGCTCGAGAAGGAAATCAAGCGCGTCGTGCAGGTCGTCGAGGCCTACCCCGACACCGGCCGGCGTGTGTTCCAGACCGTGCTCACCGAATTCGAGAAGTTTCTCGAACACTATTTCAAGAACGAGAACGAGACCACCCGCAAGGGCGTTTCGCTTGCGCAGCAGGTCGAGCAGCGTGAAACCCTGGCGATCCAGTACACGATCGAGCTGCGCAAGATGCTCAACGAGGTGCCGGTGCAGGAGGGTGTGCGCGAGTTCCTCTTCCACGTGTGGGCCGACGTGATGGCGATGACCGCGGTCAAGCATGGGCCGCAGGGCAACGAAACCAAGGCGATGAAGCGCGTGGCGGCTGACCTCATCTGGTCGGCCAGTGCCAAGGTCTCGCGCGAAGAGCGGGCGGAGGTGATCCGCCGGCTCCCTCCGCTGCTGAAGACGCTGCGCGAGGGGATGGACCACGCCAACATCTCGGGCGACAAGCAGGACGAGCACATCCAGAAGCTCAACAACTCCCTGGCGGCAGCCTTCACGGCCAAGACGGCAACCATTGCACCGGAGCGCCTTGAGGAGCTGATGGCACGCCTGGAGACGCTCGAAGAGCTGCTGCCGGAGTCCGACGACATCGAGATCGATGAGTCGATGGTGCTCGACCTGTCAGGCCATGAGAGTGCCGAGCTGGAGGTGGTCGGCGAGGGCGGCTCCATGGCCACCCCTGCCATGCTGGCCTGGGCCAAGGAACTGCAGGTCGGCGGCTGGTACATGCTGGACTATCGCAACCGCAACGAGGCGGTGCAGTTGGTCTGGCAGGGCATGCGCCGGCAGTTGACCTTGTTCGTGTCGCCGCACGGGCGCGGCATCCTGTTCCAGCAGAACCGCTTGGCGGCATTCCTACAGGCCGGCCTGCTGGTCCCGGCGCAGGACGAATCGCTCACAGTGCGCGCCACGCGAAGTGCTCTGGCAAAGCTCGACGTCGACCCGACACGATTGCTCAACTGAGCATTGATCACCTGCCTCGGCAAAAGCAAAGCCGCCTTGAGGGCGGCTTTGTTGCGAAGGCGCCTCGCCCGAGGTCAGTGGATCAGGCGGTCTTCTTCGGCCACGAAGAGCTCGTCGAGGATCAGCGCGTCCGGCTCTTCCCCAAGGCTCCAGAAGACCATCAGCACGATGATCTTCAGGTCTTCCAGGTCGACCGGACCGCCCGGAATCGCGGTGGCGCGGTCGATCACCATTTCGCGCATCGATGGAGGCAGCACGCCAGCGGATTCAAGGAAGCTGACGAAGCCGATGGAGTCTTCGCCGAGGTGCTCTTGTTCCGCGTTCGAGTAGACACGGAGGCTGCCCGGTTTCTGCTCGCCGACGTACGACTCCGCCGCCGTGGCCAAGCCATCGAGCCAGGAGAGGGCCTCTTCGATCTCGTCCGACTCGAAGCCCATGGCCGACAGCTTGCGGGTCAGCTGGGCATGGTCAGGACAGGCATCCGGCCGCCAGTAGTTTTCGTACAGGTAGACGAGCACGTCGAACATGAATTCATGATAACCCAGTGGGCTGCGAGTGGAAGCGGAATAAATGCACCACGCCGTGTGCGGGTTCCGAAGGGCGTCAGCCGGTGCTCACTCGTTGAAAGAGCTGCCCCGGCAGGCGTGCCACCTCACCCATCAGCTCGAGTTCCAGCAGCCGTGCACTGAGTTCCGGGGCGGGCCAGCCGGTTCGGGCGACGAGGGCATCGAGGGTCACGGGGTCGTAGCCCAATGCGTCGACCAGTGGGTCGAGTGCTGCGGCGGATTCGTCCACCTCGGTCAGCGTGGCCTGCGGTGGAGCATCGGCTTCTGGCGGAAACTCTTCGATGACCTCTTCTGCGCTCTCGACCAGCTTTGCTCCCTGCTTGATCAGCGCATGGCAGCCTCGTGACTGGGGAGAATGGATGGAGCCCGGGATCGCGAACACCTCGCGCCCTGCTTCGCTCGCCAGCCGGGCCGTGATCAAGGAGCCCGATTGCAGCGCCGCTTCGACCACCAGAGTGCCGCGAGACAGCCCCGCGATGATGCGATTCCGCTGCGGAAAGTTGGGTGGCAACGGCGGTGTGCCGATGGAGTATTCGCTCACGATGGCGCCGTGTTGGGCGATCCTGCGTGCGAGCTCGAGGTGCCGTCTCGGATACACCCGGTCCAGCCCCGTCCCGACGACGGCAACGGTCTGACCAGGGCCCGCCAAGCCGCCTTCATGCGCGGCGCCGTCGATGCCAAGCGCGAGGCCGGAGACGATGGTCCAGCCCGCCTGGCTCAGTTGGCTCGAGAACGCGAGGGCGTTGCTCCTGCCTTGCGGCGTGGGGTTGCGGCTCCCCACGACGCCAATGCTGTGGGCATTCAACAGGGCGATGTTGCCCTGGACGTAGAGCAGCAGCGGTGGGTCGGCCGATTGAAGCAGGCGTTCGGGGTAGCGGGCATCGCCAAGTGTGAGCAGGTGCCGTGGCCCGGTGCTCTCATCCGTCAGCCACCGCCAGGTGGCGTCCAGCAGCGCGGGCAGGTTCTCGGCGGGCTGCTCCAGCGCCTTGGCCGCTTCGGCTGTCACGACTTCACGTCGAGCGGCGGTCGGTGCCGTCAACGCCGCATCTGCAGACCCGAAGGCAGCCAGCAGCCGGCGCGCCGACTCGCGGCCGACGTGTGGCGTCTCCAAGAGCCGCAGCCAGGCGGCGACTTCCTCCCGATCCATCGCGGGCGCCATGAACGGCGCGGCGTGTCGTCAGGGCTGCGTGAAGCGGTCGCCGGCCGACACCGGTTCCTTGACCGAGATGATCAGCGCGTAGGACATCTTGTTGAACACGCGGAAGATGAAGAGATAGCCGTGGCGCTCGTCCGGCAGCTTGATCCGCGTGCGGTCTTCGTCGGTGCTGTCGCGCATGCGCACGCCGTCGCGCCACAGCGCCAGCACATGCCCGTTTTCCAGGCCGTCCTGGCTGCCCCTGTTCAGCGCGACGATCTGGTTCTGGCCGGCCGTCACGCCGTCACCGTAGATCGAGACAATCTGGCCGGCGATGGCCTTCTGCGGCGCACGCGGGATGTAGTTGACGATCTCGCGCGGCGGGATCGGCGCCAGCTTGTCGCCGACGCGGATTTCCTGGCGAATGCTCGTCACCGTGAAGGTGTCGGGCACGATCTCGCCGTTGATGTTGCCGCCTTTGCGGGTGAATTCGGTGGTGCCGAGGTAGAAGGCTTCGTAGCCGAGGATCTCCCCGGTGGTCGGGTCCTTGAGCGGGCGCGGTTCGCGGAAGACGCGGAAGTTGCGGGTGTTGCCGACATCGCCCCGCACGTAGGCCAGGTCACCGCGCGAGAGCAGCACGCGCCCTTCTTGCGTGCTGACGACACGCGGCGCGCTCTGGAGCTGGTTGCTCTCGAAGATGACGGCTTCGTTCAGGAAGGGCTCGATCAGGTGCAGCGGGATCGGCGGGATGCCTTCGCGGTTGAGATCGCTTGCCCGCACCCGCGGTTGGAGTCGCAGGGTGCCATCAGGGCCGATCTGACCGACTTGCAGCGTGGCGCGACCGCCCGATTTGATGAGGGACAGCACCTGCCCCGGGAAGATCAGGTGAGGGTTGCGGATCTGCTCCAGGTTCATGCCCCACAGCTCGGGCCAGCGCCACGGGCTCTTGAGGTACATGCGAGAGATGTCCCACAGCGTGTCGCCCGACTTGACGGTGTAGACGTCGGGCGCGTTGTCGGCCAGT
This genomic interval carries:
- the yajC gene encoding preprotein translocase subunit YajC; translated protein: MFISEAFAQAAPAAGASDPLGGLTGMLPIILMFVVLYFVMIRPQMKRQKEHKAMIDAIAKGDEVVVAGGVLGRVTKLGDSFLHVEVANNVEIQVQRGAVVQVLPKGTFK
- the secD gene encoding protein translocase subunit SecD codes for the protein MNRYPWWKYAILAVALLVGLIYTLPNFFGEAPAVQVSSGKATLKLDSATAQRVEQILKAANLQPDFVVFEGNSVKARFSDGDAQLKAKDALARALNPDPTDPSYIVALNLLSRSPKWLTSMRALPMYLGLDLRGGVHFLMQVDMKAALTKKMEGTATDIRSQLRDKNLRYAGISRDGNTVEIRFRDRETLKVGADLLSQMTDLQWTQVPDGTDIKLIGTLKPEAARAVQDAALKQNITTLHNRVNELGVAEPVIQQQGADRVVIQLPGVQDTAKAKDIIGRTANLEFRLVDMSAEARAATEGTGPVPFGRERFTVGRGAPVVTYKEAVATGEMLTNAQPRPDQNNQPAVSVSLDAKGGRLMREMTRNNVGNYMAAILFEKNKGEVLTVARIQSEFGNDFQITGMGTTEAANDLSLLLRAGSLAAPMEIIEESTIGPTLGADNIAKGFNSVIYGFAAIAAFMCLYYLLFGLFSTLALGFNLLLLVAVLSMLQATLTLPGIAAIALTLGMAIDANVLINERVREELRAGASPQAAINAGYERAFATILDSNVTTLIAGIALFAFGSGPIKGFAVVHCLGILTSMFSAVVFSRGLVNLWYGRQKKLKSVSIGQVWKPKAVPAETPANP
- the secF gene encoding protein translocase subunit SecF: MEFFRIHRDIPFMRHALVFNIISAATFLLAVFFLVTRGLHLSIEFTGGTAIEAHYKQAADIAKVRHTVEAMNVGEVQVQNFGDTHNVLIRLPVRGDGKVGDVVEKVFAELCKAESGTVSRRAVTTDKGEVIDKPVCDANGAEPVVLARSEFVGPQVGRELAEDGAKALAFVVIGIMIYLAFRFEWKFSVAAILANLHDVVIILGFFAFFQWEFSLSVLAAVLAVLGYSVNESVVIFDRIREAFRKYRKMNTHEVIDHAITSTMSRTIITHGSTQMMVLSMLIFGGPTLHYFAIALTIGICFGIYSSVFVAAAIAMWLGVKREDLVKSGPSKDVDPNDPNAGAVV
- a CDS encoding DUF1631 family protein, with the translated sequence MATAADSLALAAQARRSYVERLLSGVPSVVHAVEEGARLLAGQTAEHSIQYKRRDVAADLRKSAPNWISGIIAALRSSLVSGVVSASRPGDLPPPGRSNSGMSLVDDDTIEVEILSSRLALAMMDRASWEFTDLRSRMSALEKRDELDANDVLRPHVLARILTGAWRGASLSQDAWRTLQAVLHEEFAHFAEEAYHETNRWLIQQRVLPDIDLRPFIRRTRNSYGVPIPAGATPSAPVPAATSGHGRLGNVGEETRLMTRAGGFARGSDHAEAVLGRLNRLIGRQVPDFAGTAQMPHQASAGLKAAINEAQQGIQRRLVTTSGAAVQADGARVAEGPVSTPALLEELHQRKQALKQAASTPVERATIEIVALLFQSILMEERIPAVVRVWFARLQMPVLRVAVSEPDFFATVDHPARRLIDRMGACVMGFDSTSRAVADTLEKEIKRVVQVVEAYPDTGRRVFQTVLTEFEKFLEHYFKNENETTRKGVSLAQQVEQRETLAIQYTIELRKMLNEVPVQEGVREFLFHVWADVMAMTAVKHGPQGNETKAMKRVAADLIWSASAKVSREERAEVIRRLPPLLKTLREGMDHANISGDKQDEHIQKLNNSLAAAFTAKTATIAPERLEELMARLETLEELLPESDDIEIDESMVLDLSGHESAELEVVGEGGSMATPAMLAWAKELQVGGWYMLDYRNRNEAVQLVWQGMRRQLTLFVSPHGRGILFQQNRLAAFLQAGLLVPAQDESLTVRATRSALAKLDVDPTRLLN
- a CDS encoding DUF494 family protein — protein: MFDVLVYLYENYWRPDACPDHAQLTRKLSAMGFESDEIEEALSWLDGLATAAESYVGEQKPGSLRVYSNAEQEHLGEDSIGFVSFLESAGVLPPSMREMVIDRATAIPGGPVDLEDLKIIVLMVFWSLGEEPDALILDELFVAEEDRLIH
- the dprA gene encoding DNA-processing protein DprA, which gives rise to MDREEVAAWLRLLETPHVGRESARRLLAAFGSADAALTAPTAARREVVTAEAAKALEQPAENLPALLDATWRWLTDESTGPRHLLTLGDARYPERLLQSADPPLLLYVQGNIALLNAHSIGVVGSRNPTPQGRSNALAFSSQLSQAGWTIVSGLALGIDGAAHEGGLAGPGQTVAVVGTGLDRVYPRRHLELARRIAQHGAIVSEYSIGTPPLPPNFPQRNRIIAGLSRGTLVVEAALQSGSLITARLASEAGREVFAIPGSIHSPQSRGCHALIKQGAKLVESAEEVIEEFPPEADAPPQATLTEVDESAAALDPLVDALGYDPVTLDALVARTGWPAPELSARLLELELMGEVARLPGQLFQRVSTG
- a CDS encoding LysM peptidoglycan-binding domain-containing protein, coding for MTRSTRPALAFFRASAITVALGIGLGAAWAAEPNFPITSKQRSTAQQVAQAGVPLSELADNAPDVYTVKSGDTLWDISRMYLKSPWRWPELWGMNLEQIRNPHLIFPGQVLSLIKSGGRATLQVGQIGPDGTLRLQPRVRASDLNREGIPPIPLHLIEPFLNEAVIFESNQLQSAPRVVSTQEGRVLLSRGDLAYVRGDVGNTRNFRVFREPRPLKDPTTGEILGYEAFYLGTTEFTRKGGNINGEIVPDTFTVTSIRQEIRVGDKLAPIPPREIVNYIPRAPQKAIAGQIVSIYGDGVTAGQNQIVALNRGSQDGLENGHVLALWRDGVRMRDSTDEDRTRIKLPDERHGYLFIFRVFNKMSYALIISVKEPVSAGDRFTQP